A genome region from Blautia coccoides includes the following:
- a CDS encoding exonuclease SbcCD subunit D, with protein MKFFHMADLHLGRKLLGEPLWKEQQYILSQVLNMADEEKPEALLLCGDIYDKSIPSSEAVGLLDWFLEELSARGIQVFMISGNHDGAQRLQFAGGILKKEGIHIAGTFKGRAEHTVLSDRFGPVHIWMLPFLRPGMLRPFTEEVPENYHEAVKTALQSVELDESERNLLLAHQFVTAGGEGPDISDSEQLSLGGIDQVDVSAFKGFDYVALGHIHRPQKIGDVKIRYAGSPLKYSFSECSHTKSVTVAELKEKGSLSIRKLPLTAKTEMAVLKDTMEELVSDKYGKYREGYYLSVVVTDEESLEHPMERLRKIFPGMLEFAVENRRSRSGGISGSAELQCLKRTPLDLFGEFYEKQNGSPMSETEQELLKNVIETMEGVET; from the coding sequence ATGAAATTTTTTCATATGGCGGACCTGCATCTGGGGAGAAAGCTTTTAGGAGAGCCGCTGTGGAAAGAACAGCAATATATACTCAGTCAGGTTTTGAACATGGCGGATGAAGAAAAGCCTGAGGCTCTTCTTCTGTGCGGGGATATTTATGATAAGTCCATACCCTCTTCAGAGGCTGTGGGGCTGCTGGACTGGTTTTTGGAAGAATTGTCCGCCCGTGGGATACAGGTGTTTATGATCAGCGGCAATCACGACGGGGCACAGAGGCTCCAGTTTGCCGGAGGGATACTGAAAAAAGAGGGGATACACATTGCAGGTACTTTTAAGGGGCGCGCAGAGCACACGGTACTGTCTGACAGATTCGGGCCGGTACATATCTGGATGCTCCCTTTTCTGCGTCCGGGCATGCTGCGTCCTTTTACAGAGGAAGTTCCGGAAAATTATCATGAGGCCGTGAAAACCGCGCTGCAGAGTGTAGAGCTGGATGAAAGTGAGAGGAATTTGCTGCTGGCGCATCAGTTTGTGACTGCCGGCGGGGAAGGTCCGGATATTTCTGATTCGGAACAGCTCTCCCTTGGGGGGATTGACCAGGTGGATGTCTCTGCTTTTAAAGGGTTTGATTATGTGGCCCTCGGACATATCCACAGGCCGCAGAAAATCGGTGATGTAAAGATACGGTATGCAGGATCTCCCCTGAAATATTCTTTTTCCGAATGCAGTCATACAAAGTCCGTGACAGTGGCAGAGCTGAAGGAGAAGGGCAGCCTGTCCATAAGGAAGCTTCCCCTTACAGCCAAAACCGAAATGGCTGTTTTAAAAGATACCATGGAGGAACTGGTCTCAGATAAATACGGGAAATACAGAGAAGGGTATTATCTCTCTGTTGTGGTGACTGACGAGGAGAGTCTGGAACACCCCATGGAGCGTCTGAGAAAAATATTTCCCGGCATGTTGGAATTTGCCGTCGAAAACCGCCGGAGCAGATCAGGAGGGATCTCAGGCAGTGCAGAGCTTCAGTGTCTGAAAAGAACACCGCTGGATCTGTTTGGGGAATTTTATGAAAAGCAGAATGGAAGTCCCATGTCAGAGACGGAACAAGAGCTGTTGAAAAATGTGATAGAAACCATGGAAGGGGTGGAAACATGA
- a CDS encoding aldo/keto reductase — protein MSFNEKIMLNDGRQMPLLGLGVYKAVGENEVEQAIADAADAGYRLIDTASVYKNEDGVGRGIKALTIPRDELFVTTKIWNTAQRIGDVEDSFNRSLERLGLDYVDLYLIHWPVPGCYADTWKALEKLQSQGRVKSIGVSNFHIHDLEILKKISDVVPAVNQVEFHPLFNQPELLSYCRDNKIAVQAYAPLARGAYLHSQLLLEIGRKYQKTTAQIGLRWAVQQGISVIPKSVHKERIQENAGIFDFSLTTEEMEAITAMDAHQRTAGIPEDMIPYYKD, from the coding sequence ATGTCTTTCAACGAAAAAATCATGCTGAACGATGGCCGTCAGATGCCGCTTTTGGGTCTGGGAGTCTACAAAGCCGTCGGTGAAAACGAAGTGGAACAGGCGATCGCTGATGCTGCAGATGCCGGCTATCGTCTCATTGATACCGCTTCTGTTTACAAAAATGAAGACGGTGTCGGACGCGGGATCAAGGCACTTACCATACCAAGAGATGAATTATTCGTTACCACGAAAATATGGAATACCGCACAGAGGATCGGCGATGTGGAGGACAGCTTCAACAGAAGCCTGGAACGCCTGGGACTTGATTATGTGGATTTATATCTGATCCACTGGCCTGTACCGGGATGTTATGCAGACACCTGGAAAGCTCTGGAAAAGCTTCAATCCCAAGGCCGTGTAAAATCCATCGGCGTGTCTAATTTTCATATTCACGACCTGGAAATACTGAAAAAGATTTCCGATGTAGTTCCCGCTGTCAACCAGGTTGAATTCCATCCGCTGTTCAATCAGCCGGAGCTGCTGTCCTACTGCAGAGACAATAAAATTGCAGTACAGGCCTATGCGCCTCTTGCCCGGGGTGCTTATCTGCACAGCCAGCTACTGTTGGAGATCGGAAGAAAGTACCAGAAAACCACTGCTCAGATAGGACTCAGATGGGCAGTCCAGCAGGGGATATCTGTCATTCCCAAGTCCGTACACAAGGAACGCATACAGGAAAATGCAGGAATCTTCGATTTCTCACTGACCACGGAAGAGATGGAAGCCATAACTGCTATGGATGCCCATCAACGCACCGCAGGCATTCCTGAGGATATGATTCCCTACTATAAGGACTGA
- a CDS encoding ABC transporter permease yields MAQLAEYLKMALQNIRANKGRSLLTMLGIIIGISSVITIMSVGSGFQGEMNRQLNSIAGGQICIYSNDEGSKREEYMNAEDFAAIEQKIPGVTGTSPVFSDTGTTQSGKGQFDLAVTGGGTAQQEISKWKVVSGRYFNQSDIDTGNKVCVITKKDAVSLFGTDDVLGMNLEFSLYQNTVDFTIIGIVEQENLGNMVSMDYGDTKRISADIPYTAMENFGYDTSDTSYLYITTDGSVDTGKVANEAIALLNQRHYSQGKSYFDVQDFNDQMQQIDSMLNMITGFIALVAGISLLVGGIGVMNIMLVSVTERTREIGIRKSLGARTSSVMVQFLAESAIIACIGGVIGILIGVLLAYAVCSIPALGFAPGIKVSTILVATLFSSGIGILFGVYPARKAAMLSPIEALRRN; encoded by the coding sequence ATGGCACAGTTAGCAGAATACTTGAAGATGGCCCTGCAGAACATCAGGGCAAACAAAGGCCGCTCCCTTCTGACCATGCTGGGAATTATCATAGGTATTTCATCTGTCATCACCATTATGTCTGTGGGCTCCGGATTTCAGGGCGAGATGAACAGGCAGCTTAATTCCATTGCAGGTGGGCAGATATGTATTTATTCTAATGATGAGGGAAGCAAAAGAGAAGAATACATGAATGCGGAGGATTTTGCCGCCATTGAACAGAAGATTCCGGGAGTGACAGGAACTTCCCCGGTATTTTCAGATACAGGAACCACCCAGTCCGGAAAAGGACAGTTTGATTTGGCTGTAACGGGCGGAGGTACGGCACAGCAGGAGATTTCCAAGTGGAAAGTTGTAAGCGGCCGTTATTTTAATCAGAGTGATATTGATACAGGAAATAAAGTTTGTGTTATCACGAAAAAAGACGCGGTTTCCCTTTTTGGCACAGACGATGTTCTGGGAATGAATCTGGAATTCAGCCTTTACCAGAATACGGTTGATTTTACCATCATCGGAATCGTGGAGCAGGAGAATCTGGGAAATATGGTCTCCATGGATTATGGCGACACAAAAAGGATTTCTGCAGACATCCCTTATACGGCTATGGAAAATTTCGGTTATGACACTTCTGATACCAGCTATCTGTACATTACAACAGACGGAAGTGTGGATACAGGTAAAGTGGCTAACGAAGCGATCGCGCTTTTGAACCAGCGCCACTACAGTCAGGGAAAGTCATACTTTGACGTGCAGGATTTCAATGACCAGATGCAGCAGATTGATTCCATGCTGAATATGATCACGGGATTCATCGCTTTAGTGGCAGGGATATCTCTGCTGGTAGGTGGAATTGGCGTTATGAACATTATGCTTGTGTCCGTGACAGAGAGAACAAGGGAGATAGGCATCAGAAAATCCCTGGGAGCCAGAACCTCCTCTGTCATGGTCCAGTTCCTTGCGGAATCGGCTATTATTGCCTGTATCGGCGGTGTGATCGGTATCCTGATCGGTGTGCTGCTGGCCTATGCGGTCTGCTCCATACCTGCGCTGGGATTTGCGCCCGGGATCAAGGTGTCTACCATTCTGGTGGCCACACTGTTTTCCTCCGGAATCGGCATCCTGTTCGGCGTATACCCTGCCCGAAAAGCGGCTATGCTGAGTCCCATTGAAGCACTTAGGAGAAATTAA
- a CDS encoding efflux RND transporter periplasmic adaptor subunit, with product MLRKNKENLPDTVNTGKKKKKVPLIIGGVVVAIIVVSFAASKLTPKALPQVPVSAVTKEDLTANVDTSGTVESLKTKTYFSPVNATISQYPFKVGEVVKPGDSLVAFDVSTLEQDNQKAQLNVSATVNGAKDSVAKAAETQQKANEAAGKVPTLQANVDSYQDYVASLKTAIADRTRELSEWAKQESTDASVALTQAQADLTKLQQDLESQKAKQQQLNAQAEELKAAIAEAEKNNQDTAELERQLKDLNAQAENMNPAIDDLTSQVNDKSDEVTQLQINQIESQSASDPTNDAQIVAWQNELDSATTELSDMQSELAEQKSLAKSADGVQVTDAAKAQMQATNNIAELEAASLEELLEKGKQGLQAEFSGIISKADVSQGSAASQGMELITVASNEEVAVNVTVSKYDYDKLKEGQKAAVTIADHTYKGTVSRISKMATTNEKGAPVIWAEVKIDNPDDNIFLGVEAKVSIETGSAKGVVSVPANAVNTGKDSTFCYVVRDGVIARQDVETGISSSEYTEIKSGLKLGDSVISELPDGFTEGMKVDEKAEGSTSGAQTADAVKE from the coding sequence ATGTTGAGAAAGAATAAGGAGAATCTTCCCGACACTGTGAATACAGGAAAGAAAAAGAAAAAAGTGCCGCTGATCATCGGCGGTGTTGTGGTTGCTATTATTGTTGTGAGCTTTGCAGCGTCAAAATTGACCCCAAAGGCTCTGCCCCAGGTACCCGTAAGTGCTGTGACGAAAGAGGATCTGACGGCAAATGTGGATACCAGCGGTACTGTGGAGAGTCTCAAGACCAAGACGTACTTCTCCCCTGTGAACGCTACCATATCCCAGTACCCCTTCAAGGTAGGAGAAGTGGTAAAGCCCGGGGATTCCCTGGTTGCATTTGATGTATCCACGCTGGAGCAGGATAACCAGAAGGCACAGCTGAATGTAAGCGCTACGGTTAACGGCGCAAAGGACAGTGTGGCAAAAGCAGCAGAGACACAGCAGAAAGCCAATGAAGCTGCCGGTAAAGTTCCCACACTTCAGGCTAATGTGGACAGCTACCAGGATTATGTGGCATCATTAAAGACAGCCATTGCGGACAGGACAAGGGAATTGTCGGAATGGGCAAAACAGGAATCTACAGATGCCAGCGTGGCGCTGACTCAGGCGCAGGCAGATTTGACTAAACTGCAGCAGGACTTAGAGAGCCAGAAAGCAAAGCAGCAGCAGTTAAATGCTCAGGCAGAGGAACTGAAGGCCGCGATTGCAGAGGCTGAGAAAAATAATCAGGATACCGCTGAGTTAGAGAGACAATTAAAGGATTTAAATGCTCAGGCAGAAAATATGAATCCTGCCATTGATGACCTGACCTCACAGGTGAATGACAAGAGCGATGAAGTGACGCAGCTTCAGATCAACCAGATAGAGAGCCAGTCTGCCTCAGACCCCACAAACGACGCACAGATCGTAGCGTGGCAGAATGAGTTGGACAGTGCCACTACAGAACTTTCAGATATGCAGTCAGAGCTTGCGGAGCAGAAAAGTCTGGCAAAAAGTGCGGACGGCGTACAGGTAACGGATGCGGCCAAAGCGCAGATGCAGGCTACCAATAATATAGCGGAACTGGAAGCGGCATCCTTAGAAGAACTGCTTGAAAAAGGAAAACAGGGACTTCAGGCAGAGTTTTCCGGGATCATATCCAAGGCGGATGTATCACAAGGCTCTGCGGCCTCACAGGGTATGGAACTGATCACTGTTGCCAGCAATGAAGAGGTGGCTGTCAATGTAACCGTGTCCAAATATGATTATGACAAGCTGAAAGAAGGACAGAAGGCAGCCGTCACCATAGCGGATCATACATACAAGGGAACTGTCTCACGCATCAGCAAGATGGCTACCACCAATGAAAAAGGCGCACCGGTGATCTGGGCAGAGGTTAAGATCGACAACCCGGATGACAATATCTTCCTGGGTGTGGAGGCAAAGGTTTCTATTGAGACAGGCAGCGCAAAAGGTGTTGTGAGTGTACCGGCCAATGCAGTGAATACAGGCAAAGACAGCACTTTTTGTTATGTGGTCAGGGATGGTGTGATTGCAAGACAGGATGTGGAGACTGGAATTTCTTCCTCCGAGTATACAGAGATCAAAAGCGGTCTGAAGCTTGGCGATTCCGTGATCTCTGAGCTTCCGGATGGATTTACGGAGGGCATGAAGGTGGATGAGAAGGCTGAAGGCAGCACGTCCGGCGCGCAGACTGCAGATGCGGTAAAGGAGTAG